A part of Arthrobacter dokdonellae genomic DNA contains:
- a CDS encoding IS256 family transposase, protein MTHNHSALTSLISELLAEPDLAHEDVFRRMLQAGMQDLVDAEATAKIGAGRYERTPERATRRNGTRAKRLATPAGELEVAIPKLREGSFFPSLLSPRRRVDKALYAVVCQAWIDGVSTRKVDQLVRALGNDTGISRSTVSRICSEIDEAVHEFLGRRLDHTWFPYLFLDATYLDVRVRGRVVSQALVVATGVSGEGRREILGMALGDAETTDFWTEFLRSLRERGLKTATDADPLGVAVVTSDAHAGIKAAVKAILPGAGWQRCRVHFARNVTQKLGSAHSKPVNALISTIFAQTSQEAVTAQYGQVTASLRASFPEVAQMLENAEPDLTAFAALPREHWQKVWSNNPIERLNREIKRRADVVQIFPDRDSATRLIGAVLQEQHEEWQYGERRYLSETSMRKLIHILHDTEPAHPGLLLTA, encoded by the coding sequence ATGACCCATAATCATTCTGCCCTGACTTCCCTGATCTCGGAACTGCTCGCGGAGCCGGACCTCGCCCATGAGGACGTGTTCCGGCGGATGCTGCAGGCGGGCATGCAGGACCTGGTCGATGCGGAGGCGACCGCGAAGATCGGTGCCGGACGTTACGAGCGCACCCCGGAGCGGGCCACCCGGCGCAACGGCACGCGGGCCAAGCGGCTCGCCACCCCGGCCGGGGAGCTCGAGGTGGCGATCCCCAAGCTGCGGGAGGGCTCGTTCTTCCCCTCCCTGCTCTCCCCGCGCCGCCGGGTCGACAAGGCCTTGTACGCCGTGGTCTGCCAGGCCTGGATCGACGGGGTCTCCACCCGCAAGGTCGACCAGCTGGTGCGTGCACTGGGCAACGACACCGGCATCTCCCGGTCCACGGTCTCGCGGATCTGCTCGGAGATTGACGAGGCCGTGCATGAGTTCCTGGGCCGGCGCCTGGACCACACCTGGTTCCCGTACCTGTTCCTGGATGCGACGTACCTGGACGTGCGCGTGCGCGGCCGGGTCGTCTCCCAAGCCCTCGTGGTCGCCACCGGCGTCAGTGGAGAGGGGCGGCGGGAGATCCTCGGGATGGCCCTCGGAGATGCGGAGACGACCGACTTCTGGACCGAGTTCCTTCGATCCCTGCGTGAACGCGGTCTCAAGACCGCCACGGACGCCGACCCGCTGGGCGTGGCCGTGGTGACTTCCGACGCGCACGCCGGGATCAAGGCCGCCGTCAAAGCAATCCTGCCCGGCGCCGGATGGCAGCGCTGCCGCGTCCACTTCGCCCGCAACGTGACCCAGAAGCTCGGCTCCGCGCACTCCAAGCCGGTCAACGCGCTGATCTCCACGATCTTCGCCCAGACCAGCCAGGAAGCCGTCACCGCCCAGTACGGCCAGGTCACCGCGTCCTTGCGCGCGTCCTTCCCCGAGGTCGCCCAGATGCTCGAGAACGCCGAACCGGACCTGACCGCGTTCGCGGCCCTGCCCCGGGAACACTGGCAAAAGGTCTGGTCAAATAATCCCATCGAGCGACTCAACCGGGAGATCAAGCGCCGCGCCGACGTCGTGCAAATCTTCCCCGACCGGGACTCGGCCACCCGCCTGATCGGCGCGGTCCTGCAGGAACAACACGAGGAATGGCAGTACGGCGAACGCCGCTACCTTTCCGAGACCTCCATGCGTAAACTCATCCACATTCTTCACGACACCGAGCCGGCCCACCCCGGCCTGCTCCTGACCGCCTAA
- a CDS encoding restriction endonuclease has translation MGSATFEDVLDRLYFTAIDSKDKGSKFERLIKRYLELEPKYADQFSDVWMWQEYPGRDGKVDTGIDLVAKDRYTGELTAIQCKFYDPMSTLQKAQIDSFFTAAGKTDFSYGMVVSTTDKWSKHAEEALEGQSKEMTRLRLKDLAESTIDWSEFDVDVPEQMRQLDRKEPRKYQRQAIDDVKAGFQTGDRGKLIMACGTGKTYTSLNIVEEQVPIGGTVLFLVPSIALLQQTLNEWTAQATVPIRALAVCSDTKVGRKENEDVSVHDLAFPATTDPVKLLNRARISTGQEAVTVVFSTYQSIDVIAQAQQQGLADFDMILCDEAHRTTGITEADHDDSTFVRVHDETYLKAAKRLYMTATPRIYVQESKAKAAQDNVAVYSMDDEAVFGPEFHHLGFGRAVEMGHLADYKVLVLAVDEEAVSRSFQGMFEENGDLKLDDVARIVGCWNGLSKRGVNGQRLDIADVSPMRRAVAFARNIKESKKLAEEFELIGKQLLVNAAEAEAEDALKLEAGHVDGTFNVLERSAKLDWLKEQADGNVCRILSNVKCLSEGVDVPSLDAVLFLNPRNSQVDVVQSVGRVMRKAEGKEYGYIIQPIAVPASQDPETALNDNKKYKVVWDVLQALRAHDDRFEAMINKLDLNRNANDVIDVIAVSDPFNEDDGGAPAGEKNGADSVGTQETLFALARADEWRNAIFARMVRKVGDRRYWESWATDVKEIADRHVIRIRTILDGPDPRAREEFAVFLEGLRGNLNDGISESDAIDMLSQHLITKPVFEALFVGYSFAAHNPVSQVMDSMIAVLEQYNLDSEVQNLEDFYRSVRVRAEGVTNAEGKQKIVTELYERFFKLAFPRTAESLGIVYTPVEVVDFIIRAVDDVLAKDFHSSLSAPGVHVLDPFAGTGTFTVRLLQSGRIKPEDLLRKYTQELHANEILLMAYYIAAINIEATLHGMLED, from the coding sequence ATGGGATCTGCAACATTCGAAGACGTGCTTGACCGGCTGTACTTTACTGCCATTGACTCGAAGGACAAGGGCAGCAAGTTTGAACGGCTGATTAAACGCTATTTGGAGCTGGAGCCGAAGTATGCTGACCAGTTCTCGGATGTATGGATGTGGCAGGAATACCCTGGCCGGGACGGCAAAGTGGACACCGGGATCGACCTCGTCGCCAAGGACCGGTACACGGGCGAGCTGACGGCCATCCAGTGCAAGTTCTACGACCCGATGTCAACGCTGCAGAAGGCGCAGATCGATTCGTTCTTCACCGCGGCCGGTAAGACAGACTTTTCCTACGGCATGGTTGTCTCCACCACGGACAAATGGTCCAAGCATGCCGAGGAAGCGCTTGAGGGCCAGTCCAAGGAAATGACGAGGCTCCGCCTGAAGGACTTGGCGGAGTCGACGATTGACTGGTCCGAGTTCGACGTCGATGTTCCCGAGCAGATGCGCCAGCTGGACCGCAAGGAACCCCGCAAGTACCAGCGCCAGGCCATTGACGATGTCAAAGCCGGTTTCCAAACGGGGGACCGCGGCAAGCTGATCATGGCCTGCGGAACCGGCAAGACGTACACGTCCCTCAATATCGTGGAGGAACAGGTCCCCATTGGCGGAACCGTGCTCTTCCTCGTCCCCTCAATTGCGTTGCTCCAGCAGACACTGAACGAATGGACCGCCCAGGCCACGGTCCCGATCAGGGCATTGGCGGTCTGCTCCGACACCAAGGTCGGCCGCAAGGAGAACGAAGACGTCAGCGTCCATGACCTGGCATTTCCCGCCACCACGGACCCGGTGAAGTTGCTGAACCGTGCCCGCATCAGCACCGGGCAGGAGGCTGTGACCGTCGTATTCTCCACATACCAGTCCATCGATGTCATTGCCCAGGCCCAGCAGCAGGGCCTCGCCGATTTTGACATGATCCTCTGCGACGAAGCTCATCGAACCACGGGGATCACGGAAGCAGACCATGACGATTCAACCTTTGTCCGCGTCCACGATGAGACGTACCTGAAGGCGGCAAAGCGCCTGTACATGACAGCTACGCCCCGCATCTACGTCCAGGAGTCCAAGGCGAAGGCGGCCCAGGACAACGTGGCGGTCTATTCCATGGACGACGAGGCAGTGTTCGGCCCCGAGTTCCACCACTTGGGCTTCGGCAGGGCCGTCGAGATGGGCCACCTGGCTGACTACAAAGTCCTTGTCCTGGCAGTGGATGAAGAAGCCGTGTCACGCTCTTTCCAAGGCATGTTTGAGGAGAACGGTGATCTCAAGCTCGACGACGTTGCGCGCATCGTGGGCTGCTGGAATGGGCTCTCCAAACGCGGCGTCAACGGCCAGCGCCTGGACATTGCCGACGTCAGCCCGATGCGCCGGGCCGTGGCCTTCGCCCGCAACATCAAGGAATCGAAAAAGCTTGCCGAGGAATTCGAGCTCATCGGCAAGCAGCTCCTCGTCAATGCAGCCGAAGCGGAGGCAGAGGACGCATTGAAGCTTGAGGCCGGCCACGTGGATGGCACCTTCAACGTTCTGGAACGTTCCGCGAAACTTGACTGGCTCAAGGAACAGGCAGACGGTAACGTCTGTCGCATTCTCTCCAACGTCAAATGCCTTTCCGAAGGCGTGGACGTGCCGTCCCTGGACGCAGTGCTGTTCTTGAACCCGCGGAATTCGCAGGTCGACGTGGTCCAGTCCGTGGGCCGTGTGATGCGCAAGGCTGAGGGCAAAGAATACGGGTACATCATCCAGCCCATCGCCGTGCCCGCCTCGCAGGACCCCGAGACGGCACTGAACGACAACAAGAAGTACAAAGTGGTCTGGGACGTCCTGCAGGCCCTGCGCGCCCACGATGACCGCTTCGAGGCCATGATCAACAAGCTGGACTTGAACCGGAACGCCAACGATGTCATTGACGTCATCGCGGTCTCCGACCCGTTTAACGAGGACGACGGCGGTGCCCCGGCCGGGGAGAAGAACGGCGCCGACTCTGTGGGCACCCAGGAGACGTTGTTTGCGCTGGCCCGGGCTGATGAATGGCGCAATGCGATCTTCGCTCGCATGGTTCGCAAGGTCGGCGACCGACGGTACTGGGAATCGTGGGCCACGGATGTCAAGGAAATCGCGGACCGGCACGTGATCCGCATCCGCACCATCCTGGACGGCCCGGATCCCCGCGCCAGGGAAGAGTTCGCCGTGTTCTTGGAAGGGCTGCGGGGAAACCTCAACGACGGCATCAGCGAATCCGACGCCATTGACATGCTCTCCCAGCACTTGATCACCAAGCCCGTGTTCGAGGCGTTGTTCGTCGGGTACTCCTTTGCCGCCCACAATCCGGTCTCCCAGGTCATGGACTCCATGATCGCCGTGCTCGAGCAGTACAACCTCGACTCAGAGGTGCAGAACCTGGAGGACTTCTACCGCTCTGTGCGGGTCCGTGCCGAAGGCGTGACGAATGCCGAGGGCAAGCAGAAGATCGTCACGGAATTGTACGAACGATTCTTCAAGCTCGCGTTCCCCCGCACGGCCGAGTCACTCGGCATCGTCTACACCCCGGTGGAAGTGGTCGACTTCATCATCCGCGCCGTGGACGACGTTCTGGCCAAGGACTTCCACTCATCCCTTTCCGCACCCGGAGTTCACGTCCTTGACCCGTTCGCCGGCACTGGGACGTTCACCGTCCGGCTGCTGCAGTCTGGCCGGATCAAACCCGAGGACCTGTTGCGGAAGTACACCCAGGAACTCCATGCCAACGAGATCCTCCTCATGGCCTATTACATCGCTGCGATCAACATTGAGGCGACGCTCCACGGCATGCTCGAGGACTAA
- a CDS encoding TRAFAC clade GTPase domain-containing protein yields MQVNRALEQHIAVFGESGSGKTVMISSFYGATQEPQYLQKSLFHVVADEIGQGNRLHRNYLGMRDSARLPSPTRFSATSYSFSVRLKDGVEGKAIKARPFDALRLVWHDYPGEWFEEDVSGLGEATRKIDTFKSLLASDVALLLVDGQRLLDNAGKEERYLKSLMANFRNGFLSLKDELLDDGKPLIEFPRIWIMALSKSDLLPNLDVFNFRDLLIEKSGDDINELREVLAGLVEANDALSVGEDFVLLSSAKFGTDKIEVAKRVGLELILPITAMLPFERHVRWAQAKQLPGKVAQNLLGGAVALAAILIGRKVKLPGPIAAIMAAVGPNLLDEAVKMAGDKLREVNSAAISKHDYMTATLTRFRMDLDKGEEEHVLLRSRR; encoded by the coding sequence ATGCAGGTTAACAGGGCACTCGAGCAGCATATTGCAGTTTTTGGCGAGAGCGGCAGCGGCAAAACTGTCATGATCTCTTCGTTCTATGGGGCAACGCAGGAACCTCAGTATCTCCAGAAAAGTCTGTTCCATGTGGTGGCAGATGAGATTGGTCAAGGTAATAGGCTCCACCGAAACTATCTTGGAATGAGGGATTCAGCTCGTCTTCCTTCGCCCACCCGTTTTTCCGCGACTTCCTACTCTTTCTCCGTCAGGCTGAAGGATGGGGTAGAAGGGAAGGCGATTAAGGCTAGGCCCTTCGATGCCTTGCGCCTCGTTTGGCACGATTACCCGGGGGAGTGGTTCGAGGAGGACGTGAGTGGTCTAGGCGAGGCCACGCGAAAGATTGACACGTTTAAGTCATTGTTGGCTTCTGATGTCGCTCTTTTGCTCGTGGATGGTCAGCGGTTGCTGGACAACGCTGGTAAGGAGGAGCGGTATCTGAAGTCGCTGATGGCCAATTTTCGCAATGGATTCCTGTCACTCAAGGATGAACTATTGGATGACGGCAAGCCGCTTATTGAGTTCCCGCGAATATGGATCATGGCTCTTTCAAAGTCCGATCTGCTGCCTAACCTGGACGTATTCAATTTCAGGGACCTCCTCATTGAAAAGTCCGGTGATGACATTAACGAATTGCGCGAAGTGCTCGCCGGGCTGGTAGAAGCGAACGACGCTTTGTCCGTTGGTGAAGACTTTGTTCTCCTTTCGTCAGCGAAGTTCGGGACCGACAAGATCGAGGTGGCCAAGAGGGTTGGTCTGGAATTGATTCTGCCTATCACCGCCATGTTGCCATTCGAACGACACGTACGGTGGGCGCAGGCGAAGCAACTCCCTGGGAAGGTGGCACAAAATCTTCTAGGCGGTGCCGTGGCTCTTGCCGCAATACTTATTGGGCGTAAGGTCAAGCTGCCTGGCCCAATTGCTGCCATCATGGCTGCTGTAGGCCCCAATCTCTTAGACGAAGCAGTCAAGATGGCCGGGGACAAGCTTCGGGAGGTAAACTCCGCGGCCATATCCAAACACGACTACATGACGGCCACGTTGACCAGGTTCCGAATGGACTTGGACAAGGGAGAGGAGGAGCATGTCCTCCTCAGGAGTCGCAGATGA
- a CDS encoding ribbon-helix-helix protein, CopG family produces MANIKVSVNLPEDAVQALRDMAARDGVSMTEALRRSISLQKFVEDQQAEGNAILVKDRNDNVQRLVIR; encoded by the coding sequence ATGGCCAATATCAAGGTCTCAGTCAATCTACCGGAGGATGCCGTACAAGCCCTTCGTGACATGGCAGCTCGGGACGGCGTCAGCATGACTGAAGCACTCCGGAGGTCGATCAGCCTACAAAAGTTCGTCGAAGACCAGCAAGCCGAAGGCAACGCAATTTTGGTTAAAGACAGGAACGACAACGTCCAACGCTTAGTCATCCGATAG
- a CDS encoding ISL3 family transposase — translation MSDSTSCGGGSWCARADAILGVPGIHITAVNETATGLSLHVETDQTVAGCPKCGVVAIGHGRRKVWLHDTPISGRPVRLLWAKRLWRCADAHCPATVFTEEHPLAGVRAKLTARAVIWATNALERYDTSVSALAHQLGVSWRTAWAGIKVEATRRIGRPDRLSGVDALGVDEHVWTHTGFPGSGMVTGIIDQSRDRDGKVHARLLDLVPGRSGKVYADWLKEQGTEFTNGIKVATLDPFRGYANAVRDELPEAIQVVDAFHIVKLGTAMVDDVRRRVQRETLGRRGRKADPLFGIKRTLQQGVESMTEKQVARFERKLNEGDPKGEVTVAWQCYQKLRTVYHATPAKGRELITEILQAFPSCPIPEVAKLGRSLRMWKAAILAYFDTGGASNGPTEAVNGVIETTRRIARGFRNFDNYRIRNLLSAGGHRPYRKKPVNHA, via the coding sequence GTGTCTGATTCTACTTCTTGCGGCGGTGGTTCGTGGTGCGCGCGCGCCGACGCCATCCTCGGTGTCCCCGGCATCCACATCACCGCCGTCAACGAGACCGCCACCGGTCTAAGCCTCCATGTTGAAACCGACCAAACCGTTGCAGGCTGCCCCAAGTGTGGGGTGGTCGCGATCGGCCACGGGCGCCGGAAGGTGTGGCTGCATGACACCCCGATTTCCGGCCGGCCTGTCCGGCTGCTGTGGGCGAAGAGGCTTTGGCGGTGTGCGGATGCTCATTGTCCTGCGACCGTGTTCACGGAAGAGCACCCGTTGGCCGGGGTGAGGGCGAAACTCACCGCCAGGGCCGTCATCTGGGCGACCAACGCCCTGGAGCGTTACGACACCTCCGTCTCCGCCCTGGCCCACCAGCTGGGCGTTTCCTGGCGCACCGCATGGGCCGGCATCAAGGTCGAGGCGACCCGGCGGATCGGCAGGCCGGACCGGCTGTCGGGGGTGGATGCGCTCGGCGTGGATGAGCATGTCTGGACCCATACCGGATTCCCCGGTTCCGGCATGGTCACCGGCATCATCGACCAGAGCCGGGACAGGGACGGGAAGGTCCACGCGCGCCTGCTGGACCTGGTGCCGGGGCGCTCCGGGAAGGTTTACGCCGACTGGCTCAAGGAACAAGGGACGGAGTTCACCAACGGCATCAAGGTCGCCACCTTGGACCCTTTTCGCGGCTACGCCAACGCTGTCAGGGACGAACTGCCCGAAGCGATCCAGGTCGTGGACGCGTTCCACATCGTGAAGCTGGGAACGGCCATGGTTGACGACGTCCGCCGGCGCGTGCAGCGGGAGACCCTGGGACGCCGCGGCAGGAAGGCTGACCCGCTTTTCGGGATCAAAAGGACACTGCAGCAGGGCGTGGAATCCATGACCGAGAAACAGGTTGCCCGGTTTGAGAGGAAGCTCAACGAAGGAGATCCCAAGGGCGAGGTAACAGTCGCGTGGCAGTGCTACCAAAAGCTGCGCACCGTCTACCACGCCACACCTGCCAAGGGCCGGGAATTGATCACCGAGATCCTTCAAGCCTTCCCGTCCTGCCCGATCCCGGAGGTCGCCAAGCTCGGTCGCAGCCTGAGGATGTGGAAGGCCGCGATCCTGGCCTATTTCGACACCGGCGGGGCCTCCAACGGGCCCACCGAGGCGGTCAACGGCGTCATCGAAACCACCCGGCGGATCGCACGGGGATTCCGCAATTTCGACAACTACAGAATCAGGAACCTCCTCTCAGCCGGCGGCCACCGCCCGTACCGGAAAAAACCCGTCAACCACGCTTAA
- a CDS encoding AAA family ATPase, producing the protein MRSKPQQLRPPYPRSNAKGRKTGHIRSIFTPSTPVKQNELFAGRISEIERLLYAIQNQGQHAVIYGEAGVGKTSLDKKIDQLLRQSNMVSIYTSCGTTDDFSSIWRTALAQVHIANPIQKTGFQTRKRDSSPADTLMSDFLPEGEVSHKRVAGVLEKLASGTDPVVIFIDEFDRAKVRARRPFAELVKLLSDESVNVTIVFIGVAENVEQLIEAHRSTERNLHQIRMPRMSTGELEEIVNKGLTSLSMTIEPLALRRIAVLSRGLPHFTHLVAQHSAVRAAKAGRSEITVADVEKGVESSVQQSQHSLVSAHAAAISSRSGAYRDVLLGCALAESDEQGWVTPPDIRAQLDALSLNPGPSLTKYLNQLSSATRGHILCETGPARRHAYRFTNPLMQPYVVMKGLVSGIPVEVVAE; encoded by the coding sequence TTGCGATCAAAACCACAACAACTTAGGCCACCCTACCCACGCTCAAATGCGAAGGGCCGAAAAACTGGACATATTCGAAGCATCTTCACTCCATCCACTCCCGTTAAACAGAATGAGCTCTTCGCTGGCCGGATCAGTGAAATCGAGCGACTTCTGTATGCGATCCAAAATCAGGGGCAACACGCCGTAATCTACGGCGAAGCAGGAGTAGGAAAAACAAGTTTAGACAAGAAAATTGATCAGCTGTTGAGACAATCAAATATGGTTAGCATATACACAAGTTGCGGGACTACGGACGATTTTTCATCAATCTGGCGGACAGCCTTAGCGCAAGTCCATATCGCTAACCCAATTCAAAAAACTGGATTCCAAACTCGTAAGCGCGACTCGTCACCGGCCGATACGCTCATGTCCGATTTTCTTCCTGAGGGCGAAGTATCTCATAAACGCGTCGCCGGCGTCCTCGAGAAACTGGCCAGCGGAACCGATCCGGTTGTCATTTTTATCGACGAATTTGACCGCGCGAAAGTTCGGGCACGGCGGCCTTTCGCGGAACTTGTGAAACTACTGTCGGATGAATCTGTCAACGTTACGATTGTTTTCATCGGGGTCGCTGAAAATGTAGAACAATTGATCGAGGCTCACCGCAGCACAGAACGGAATCTGCACCAGATTCGAATGCCTCGGATGTCGACTGGAGAGCTGGAAGAAATTGTCAACAAAGGCCTCACGTCACTGTCGATGACCATTGAGCCCCTCGCATTGAGGCGCATAGCAGTCCTCAGCCGGGGACTGCCCCACTTTACCCATCTTGTAGCGCAGCATTCCGCCGTCAGAGCAGCAAAAGCAGGTCGCTCCGAGATTACAGTTGCCGATGTAGAAAAGGGAGTGGAAAGCTCTGTTCAACAATCTCAACATAGCCTCGTTTCGGCGCATGCTGCAGCCATAAGTTCACGCAGTGGCGCCTACCGCGATGTATTGTTGGGCTGCGCTTTGGCGGAAAGTGATGAACAGGGTTGGGTTACTCCCCCGGACATACGGGCCCAATTGGACGCCCTTTCGCTAAACCCGGGACCCTCCTTGACAAAATATCTAAATCAACTTAGTTCGGCCACACGCGGCCACATCCTATGCGAAACAGGACCCGCCCGCCGGCACGCCTACCGGTTTACCAATCCACTAATGCAACCTTACGTTGTGATGAAAGGTCTAGTTAGCGGCATTCCTGTCGAAGTGGTGGCGGAGTAG
- a CDS encoding type ISP restriction/modification enzyme translates to MVEPVETGYIPFDGMVLTDTFQMSEDGDTLDERVFTSNNDRLVAQNKLDIRVIIGNPPYSVGQSSGNDNNANLKYPTLDESIRSTYAERSTATNKNSLYDSYIRAIRWASNRIIASSDGGVVAYVSNGGYIDGNTADGLRKTLVGEFHDIYVYNLRGNQRTAGEQSRKEGGKIFDSGSRNTVAVLILVKKPGPTRGAALHYKDIGDYLDRNEKLALVDAASIGTLDWTTITPNAEGDWINQRNDVFESFTPIGDKGSGTGIFANYCRGLATARDAWIYNSSAVNLSHNVESMVAFYNGEVDRYAAHGHGAGVDGFINTDATRLSWNRADKVQLKRATKYAVQDAGYRTAAYRPFNKQKVHFSRQLNDMVYQLETIFPTAKSENYGIYITSPASHYPTFEAVMVNALPDLHMLDTGQFFPRYTYMTPTSGDDLFSAAGAPATPERVDNVTDATLANYRAAYGATVSKDDVFFYVYGLLHSPEYRSEFAADLKKMLPRIPMMPGAEKFMAFAQAGLELSALHIGYEQQEPYALTEVETAVVPAADEYAKYAVKKMKYGGKAGAWDKSRIVYNAHVTLEGIPEDAQRYMLGARSAIDWIVERYQVKTDKASGIVNDPNDWSREHGQPRYIIDLIGRIVTVSLETNRIVDSLPSLDLRE, encoded by the coding sequence GTGGTTGAGCCTGTCGAAACCGGCTACATCCCATTCGACGGAATGGTGCTTACGGACACCTTCCAAATGTCGGAAGACGGCGACACCCTCGACGAGCGCGTCTTCACCTCCAACAATGACCGGCTGGTCGCCCAAAACAAGCTCGACATCCGCGTCATCATCGGCAACCCGCCCTACTCGGTGGGCCAGTCCAGCGGCAACGACAACAACGCCAACCTGAAATATCCCACGCTGGATGAGTCCATCCGCTCCACTTACGCAGAACGGTCGACGGCGACCAACAAAAACTCGCTGTACGACTCCTACATCCGGGCCATCCGCTGGGCGTCAAACCGGATCATTGCCTCGTCCGACGGCGGCGTGGTCGCCTACGTCTCCAACGGTGGCTACATCGACGGCAACACCGCCGACGGCCTGCGCAAGACCCTCGTGGGCGAGTTCCACGACATTTACGTCTACAACCTCCGTGGCAACCAGCGCACGGCAGGAGAGCAAAGCCGCAAGGAGGGCGGCAAGATTTTCGATTCGGGCAGCCGCAACACGGTGGCCGTCCTGATCCTTGTGAAGAAACCTGGGCCGACCCGCGGTGCCGCGCTGCACTACAAGGACATTGGCGACTATCTTGACCGCAACGAAAAACTCGCGCTCGTAGACGCCGCCAGCATTGGCACCCTCGACTGGACCACCATCACCCCCAACGCCGAAGGTGACTGGATCAACCAACGCAACGACGTGTTTGAATCCTTCACGCCGATCGGCGACAAGGGAAGCGGAACCGGCATTTTCGCCAACTATTGCCGAGGGTTGGCCACAGCCCGAGATGCGTGGATTTACAACTCCTCCGCCGTCAACCTCAGCCACAACGTGGAATCCATGGTCGCCTTCTACAACGGCGAAGTGGATCGCTACGCCGCCCACGGCCACGGTGCCGGTGTAGACGGGTTCATTAACACGGACGCCACCAGATTGAGCTGGAACCGTGCCGACAAGGTCCAACTCAAACGTGCCACGAAATACGCTGTCCAGGACGCCGGCTACCGCACCGCTGCGTACCGTCCCTTCAACAAACAGAAGGTTCACTTCAGCCGCCAACTCAACGACATGGTCTACCAACTGGAAACGATCTTCCCAACGGCCAAAAGCGAAAACTACGGCATCTACATAACGTCGCCTGCGTCCCATTATCCGACTTTTGAAGCGGTCATGGTCAACGCCCTACCTGACCTCCACATGCTGGACACTGGCCAGTTCTTCCCTCGTTACACTTACATGACCCCGACGTCCGGTGACGACTTGTTCTCTGCTGCGGGTGCGCCGGCGACCCCGGAGCGGGTGGACAACGTCACCGATGCGACACTGGCGAACTACCGCGCCGCTTACGGTGCCACGGTCAGCAAGGACGACGTCTTTTTCTACGTCTATGGTCTGCTCCACTCACCCGAGTACCGCAGCGAATTCGCGGCGGACTTAAAGAAGATGCTGCCGCGCATCCCTATGATGCCGGGTGCAGAGAAGTTCATGGCTTTCGCGCAGGCGGGCCTGGAGCTGTCCGCCCTGCACATTGGCTACGAACAGCAAGAACCATACGCGCTCACAGAGGTGGAAACCGCCGTCGTACCCGCGGCTGACGAGTATGCGAAGTACGCGGTGAAGAAGATGAAGTACGGCGGCAAGGCAGGAGCCTGGGACAAATCGAGAATTGTCTACAACGCGCACGTGACCCTGGAGGGTATCCCGGAGGACGCTCAGCGATACATGTTGGGCGCGCGCTCGGCGATTGATTGGATTGTGGAGCGCTATCAAGTCAAGACGGACAAGGCCTCCGGGATCGTCAACGACCCCAACGACTGGTCCCGCGAGCACGGCCAGCCGCGCTACATCATCGACCTGATCGGACGGATCGTCACGGTGAGCCTTGAGACGAACCGGATCGTGGATAGTTTGCCATCGTTAGACTTGAGGGAGTGA